The DNA region GGTCCGACCAACCCGTACCGGGAGCTGGTGGAAAAGTACGAGGCCCTGCTGGAGGTGCACCGCCAGCCGCTCGGGCAGAAGTCCGCAACAGCCGCACCGACGGGCGCACCGGGCCCGGCGACCGGTGTGGCCGGCTCGGACAACAACACGCCGGTGGACAGCTGCCAgccgcagcagctgctggccgACGCCGCCGACCTGCTGCCCTGCGGTCCGTCCACCCTCGGCGCCGGGGGTGACGCGCCCGAGCGGGCCGGGCCCGGCGAGCGGCGGGACGGGCGGGCGGTGGCCGCCACCGAGTGCTCCGAGACGGCCAGCTCCGGCTACTCGGACGAGGTGAGCAACAAGGCGACGCAGACGGACGAGAGCCCGCGCAACTTCCTCTGCACGATCGCGGACGGCAAGGACTGGCGGTTCAACATCTACGAGGACGACAGTGCGATCGACTCGCGGTTCCGCTTCAGCCCGGCCCACCGGGAGCTGTTCCGCGAGATCTTTAGCGTGCTGCGCAAGGCGGCCGAAAACCGGGACGAGGGCGACCAGCTGCCCCTGCTGGACGACACGAAGCCGGGCGCGGCGAATCCGCCGCCGGCAGCGGCCCGTCCTGGTGGTGGCGCGGCAGCGGTCACGGTGCCACCGGTgacgcccgcaaacgacgaaCCCCCGACCGGGTTCGGGCTGGAGAAGGATGGGCAGCAAGGGGAAGGCGCGGTGGAGCAGGATGACGAGGTCGGCGAGACGGTCAGCTTCGTGTCGTCGTCCGCCGTCAGCGAGCAGTCGTTCGCGATGTCGGAGTGCATCACCAAGTCGGAGCGGCGGCGAATCGCCCGCCAGGCGAAGGCGGCCGGCCGGTACGCGGACGGGGACCAGCAGGCGAACAATGGGGCCGATGCGGCCGGCCAGAAACCGACCGGCCCGGGCTACATCCCGCTCGAGTACATCTCCGTGTCGGTGGGCGTGCGCAAGGGCAAATCGCGCCGCCGCAGCCACCGGCGGGACGAAGCGCACACACCGCAGGGAGCAGCCGCTGGGGGTGgaggggcggcggcggcggcggcggccacaACCACACCGACACCGCCGCGCTCGGGAAGCGCCCGCAAGCACCGGACCTCCTTCCGGCCCTGGAACCCGGAGCGGGACGGTGGGGTGGCCATTGCCGCCGACGCCGCCAGCTGGAGTGCGTCGGCCGGGCGCGGCTACCGTTCCGCCACTCCGCTCAGCAATGCCGGCACCACCACGACGGCGACCGCCACCCCGCCCAGCGCCGCGGCGGTCCATCCGGGTTCGTCGCGTACCTCCCGGCGGTCGGAGAAGAAGCGCAACGCCACGGCCGGGCTGCGCAACCGGTACGCCGACCTGATGCAGGACGCGCTCGGCGACGAGGTGGTCGAGTTCCGGCCGTCCTCCGCCTCCCAGCACCTGCacaagctgcagaagctggaCCTATCCTACGCGGAGGTGCTGCGCCGGGCGGACGGGGGCCATCCCTTCCCGGCCCGCCGCCAATACAatcagccgcagcagcagcagcaataggcGCAATAGCAACACAACACGACAGGGCTCCTCACTCCCGGCCGGG from Anopheles coluzzii chromosome X, AcolN3, whole genome shotgun sequence includes:
- the LOC120957881 gene encoding uncharacterized protein LOC120957881 isoform X1, which gives rise to MSSNHDFTFEWSLLTKKDCGKWNSADLQLAAELGKTLLERNKELEATLKHHQNIIEDHVQEIEYLTKQNAALREVNDSRMKIYEQLEVSIQDLERDKYKLALEYQAEKKHVKQLCSNIESLETKVEELTRSLEDARRQVEADRRTKKTERLLGQQQQQQQQQLPGQPAIVINSPTSHASKDAIPNVPSQEGVSTSRQTTEPCQSAKPMPAGAARQSDPAAPSAGAGEPRTEEDGTEQCERDGGPTADDHTLSEDSEEMLRIMQELERTQKCLLSEQGKVGDLEEQLAVIAQENTALQSKLLNVHSTEIRSVHDELSMLEEFRQGPVCTRCLRDLGEQQDEDSIITGTTEDDASLMELIRNTDFPQAYRSSVTIEIEPTKPDSLDLALSECAGPTNPYRELVEKYEALLEVHRQPLGQKSATAAPTGAPGPATGVAGSDNNTPVDSCQPQQLLADAADLLPCGPSTLGAGGDAPERAGPGERRDGRAVAATECSETASSGYSDEVSNKATQTDESPRNFLCTIADGKDWRFNIYEDDSAIDSRFRFSPAHRELFREIFSVLRKAAENRDEGDQLPLLDDTKPGAANPPPAAARPGGGAAAVTVPPVTPANDEPPTGFGLEKDGQQGEGAVEQDDEVGETVSFVSSSAVSEQSFAMSECITKSERRRIARQAKAAGRYADGDQQANNGADAAGQKPTGPGYIPLEYISVSVGVRKGKSRRRSHRRDEAHTPQGAAAGGGGAAAAAAATTTPTPPRSGSARKHRTSFRPWNPERDGGVAIAADAASWSASAGRGYRSATPLSNAGTTTTATATPPSAAAVHPGSSRTSRRSEKKRNATAGLRNRYADLMQDALGDEVVEFRPSSASQHLHKLQKLDLSYAEVLRRADGGHPFPARRQYNQPQQQQQ
- the LOC120957881 gene encoding uncharacterized protein LOC120957881 isoform X2, with the translated sequence MSGLTSDVYDEHLVDESSQYMLDDLQLAAELGKTLLERNKELEATLKHHQNIIEDHVQEIEYLTKQNAALREVNDSRMKIYEQLEVSIQDLERDKYKLALEYQAEKKHVKQLCSNIESLETKVEELTRSLEDARRQVEADRRTKKTERLLGQQQQQQQQQLPGQPAIVINSPTSHASKDAIPNVPSQEGVSTSRQTTEPCQSAKPMPAGAARQSDPAAPSAGAGEPRTEEDGTEQCERDGGPTADDHTLSEDSEEMLRIMQELERTQKCLLSEQGKVGDLEEQLAVIAQENTALQSKLLNVHSTEIRSVHDELSMLEEFRQGPVCTRCLRDLGEQQDEDSIITGTTEDDASLMELIRNTDFPQAYRSSVTIEIEPTKPDSLDLALSECAGPTNPYRELVEKYEALLEVHRQPLGQKSATAAPTGAPGPATGVAGSDNNTPVDSCQPQQLLADAADLLPCGPSTLGAGGDAPERAGPGERRDGRAVAATECSETASSGYSDEVSNKATQTDESPRNFLCTIADGKDWRFNIYEDDSAIDSRFRFSPAHRELFREIFSVLRKAAENRDEGDQLPLLDDTKPGAANPPPAAARPGGGAAAVTVPPVTPANDEPPTGFGLEKDGQQGEGAVEQDDEVGETVSFVSSSAVSEQSFAMSECITKSERRRIARQAKAAGRYADGDQQANNGADAAGQKPTGPGYIPLEYISVSVGVRKGKSRRRSHRRDEAHTPQGAAAGGGGAAAAAAATTTPTPPRSGSARKHRTSFRPWNPERDGGVAIAADAASWSASAGRGYRSATPLSNAGTTTTATATPPSAAAVHPGSSRTSRRSEKKRNATAGLRNRYADLMQDALGDEVVEFRPSSASQHLHKLQKLDLSYAEVLRRADGGHPFPARRQYNQPQQQQQ